A region of Ochotona princeps isolate mOchPri1 chromosome 2, mOchPri1.hap1, whole genome shotgun sequence DNA encodes the following proteins:
- the LOC101523693 gene encoding ETS translocation variant 3-like protein — MHCSCLAEGIPAATPCNYWVSGLAFPDWAYKAESSPGSRQIQLWHFILELLQKEEFRHVIAWQQGEYGEFVIKDPDEVARLWGRRKCKPQMNYDKLSRALRYYYNKRILHKTKGKRFTYKFNFSKLIVVNYPLWEVRAPPSPHLLLGTPALCRPALVPMGLQSELLHSMLVTQRALVGQLAAQWASRGPPEASGDKKGSSSSVHRLGPGPCRLAPCCHFGSLQGELPNFASFTPPLPPSLPSDWTRLSGAFLPPLVSERQLPGTPKPDPLLPGPPLLPRLEPSAGERLRLLSLRPEGPEKKPDPMKGAQGGLEPRAGFCSQTHGLRAGEETSGAPNPETFKALWPLDPP; from the exons ATGCACTGCAGCTGTTTGGCTGAGGGCATCCCTGCTGCCACCCCATGTAACTACTGGGTCTCAG gcctggccttCCCTGACTGGGCCTACAAAGCCGAGTCGTCCCCAGGCTCCCGGCAGATCCAGCTGTGGCACTTCATCCTGGAGCTGCTGCAGAAGGAAGAGTTCCGCCATGTCATCGCCTGGCAGCAGGGAGAATACGGGGAGTTTGTCATCAAGGACCCAGATGAGGTGGCCCGCCTCTGGGGCCGCAGGAAATGCAAACCACAGATGAATTATGACAAGCTGAGCCGGGCCCTCAG GTATTACTACAATAAGAGGATCTTGCACAAGACCAAAGGCAAAAGGTTCACATATAAGTTCAACTTCAGCAAGCTCATCGTGGTCAACTACCCTCTGTGGGAAGTGCGGGCACCACCATCCCCCCACTTGCTGCTGGGAACCCCTGCCCTGTGTCGGCCAGCCCTGGTACCCATGGGGTTGCAGAGCGAG CTCCTGCACAGCATGCTGGTCACCCAGCGAGCCCTGGTGGGGCAGCTGGCTGCACAGTGGGCCTCCCGCGGGCCACCAGAGGCCTCTGGGGACAAGAAGGGGAGCAGCAGCAGTGTCCACC gACTTGGCCCTGGCCCTTGCCGGCTGGCCCCTTGCTGCCACTTCGGGAGCCTTCAAGGCGAGCTGCCCAATTTTGCCTCCTTCACTCCTCCCCTGCCACCCTCTCTCCCCTCCGACTGGACCCGCCTCTCGGGGGCTTTCTTGCCTCCTCTGGTCTCAGAGCGACAGCTGCCCGGGACCCCCAAGCCCGACCCTCTGCTCCCAGGACCTCCCCTGCTGCCTAGGCTGGAGCCCAGTGCAGGTGAGAGGCTTCGGCTCTTGTCGCTGAGGCCTGAGGGACCAGAGAAAAAGCCTGATCCCATGAAAGGAGCTCAGGGCGGCCTGGAGCCCAGGGCCGGCTTCTGCTCACAGACCCACGGACTCAGAGCTGGCGAGGAAACATCTGGGGCCCCCAACCCAGAGACCTTCAAGGCATTGTGGCCCTTGGACCCTCCCTAA